One Oceanicoccus sagamiensis genomic region harbors:
- a CDS encoding aldehyde dehydrogenase family protein has translation MLQAQYPYYLANKAEQPNTDLDVTDKYTGEVATRVAMADTAAINRAIDAATAASEPMAQMPAYERQAVLNHCVRRFEERFEELAMALCIEAGKPIKDARGEVSRLIDTFRIAAEEAVRIGGEVMELEIAPRAKGYSGMYKRVPIGPCSFISPFNFPLNLAAHKIAPAIAAGCPFVLKPASRTPIGALVIGEVLAETNLPPGAFSILPCHRDGADLFTVDDRFKLLSFTGSPDVGWDLKARAGKKPVVLELGGNAACIVDHDTDLDDAVERIIFGAFYQSGQSCIGVQRIMVHDSLYEAFKQRFITATKALVMGDPKDEKTFVGPMISESEARRLDDWIQQAQAAGSTILCGGHRDGAMLDATVLENVPSDCDINTKEAFGPVAVLSSFSDFDQALDAVNNSDFGLQAGIFTRDIYKAQKAWNTLDVGGVVIGDVPSWRVDNMPYGGVKDSGVGREGVRFAIEDMTELRMMVIRTP, from the coding sequence ATGTTACAAGCACAATATCCTTATTATCTGGCCAATAAAGCCGAGCAGCCAAATACCGACCTTGATGTCACGGATAAATATACCGGTGAAGTCGCCACTCGCGTGGCGATGGCCGATACCGCTGCTATCAATCGTGCCATTGATGCGGCCACTGCCGCGTCAGAGCCCATGGCACAAATGCCCGCCTATGAACGGCAAGCCGTGCTTAACCACTGTGTGCGCAGGTTCGAAGAACGCTTTGAAGAACTAGCCATGGCACTATGTATAGAAGCCGGCAAGCCGATTAAAGATGCCCGCGGCGAAGTATCTCGGCTGATTGATACCTTTCGTATTGCCGCTGAAGAAGCGGTAAGGATTGGCGGCGAAGTGATGGAGTTGGAAATAGCACCCAGAGCAAAAGGCTATAGCGGTATGTATAAACGTGTACCGATTGGCCCCTGCTCATTTATTTCGCCCTTTAACTTCCCGCTAAATTTGGCGGCACATAAAATTGCTCCAGCGATTGCTGCCGGCTGCCCCTTTGTTTTAAAACCGGCCAGCCGAACGCCCATTGGTGCACTGGTGATTGGTGAAGTGCTGGCGGAAACGAATTTACCGCCCGGTGCTTTTTCTATTTTGCCCTGCCACCGTGATGGTGCTGATTTATTTACCGTAGATGATCGTTTTAAATTATTAAGTTTTACTGGTTCCCCGGATGTGGGCTGGGATTTAAAAGCCAGAGCGGGTAAAAAACCGGTGGTATTAGAACTCGGTGGCAATGCCGCCTGTATTGTCGATCATGATACCGATCTGGACGATGCCGTTGAACGCATTATCTTTGGTGCTTTTTACCAGTCAGGACAAAGCTGTATTGGTGTGCAGCGGATTATGGTGCACGACTCACTGTATGAAGCGTTTAAGCAGCGCTTTATTACCGCAACCAAAGCGTTAGTGATGGGCGATCCCAAAGATGAAAAGACCTTTGTTGGGCCGATGATTTCTGAAAGTGAAGCCCGTCGTCTCGATGACTGGATACAGCAAGCCCAAGCCGCTGGCTCGACTATTCTATGCGGCGGCCATCGCGATGGTGCCATGCTCGACGCCACAGTATTGGAAAATGTTCCCTCAGACTGTGATATCAACACCAAAGAAGCCTTTGGCCCGGTGGCAGTACTGTCATCCTTTAGTGACTTTGATCAGGCACTTGATGCAGTGAATAACAGTGACTTTGGTTTACAAGCTGGCATCTTTACCCGGGATATATACAAAGCCCAAAAAGCGTGGAATACGCTGGATGTTGGCGGGGTTGTAATTGGCGATGTACCGTCCTGGCGGGTCGACAATATGCCCTATGGTGGTGTTAAAGATAGCGGTGTCGGCCGTGAAGGTGTGCGTTTTGCGATTGAAGATATGACCGAGCTGAGAATGATGGTGATTCGAACACCTTAA
- a CDS encoding class I SAM-dependent methyltransferase, translating to MNKLNKSQWTSYWQESAAINSFGPDNYNEEIASFWQHQLSGKNYSKLLDLACGNGAISWLANDIINTENPTTEITGVDFSNITPFSSLKRKPEDYPLLNFIGNTDIEALPFEDNSYDAAISQYGIEYSNLDKTIAELSRVLKHKSSLYLLIHTHQSDIVKQSTKSLQQYETILKQLKIHEDFQSLHTIIGAETNMQKVRNNPAFSLQSKVIESKLMPINQIIKSNNNPPALIAYKQQLISRFSDQAISQGPAGRKESIEAARRTFSDYIKRINDLKKIALSDQAINKLIESLNGQGFSIENQQPLSQGKIENIGLAIIAHRNQPA from the coding sequence ATGAATAAACTTAATAAAAGCCAATGGACCAGCTACTGGCAGGAAAGCGCCGCTATCAATAGCTTTGGGCCCGACAATTACAATGAAGAAATTGCCAGTTTTTGGCAACATCAATTGTCCGGAAAAAACTACAGTAAATTGCTCGATTTAGCCTGCGGCAATGGAGCCATATCCTGGCTGGCCAACGATATCATCAACACCGAAAATCCCACCACTGAAATTACCGGTGTAGATTTTTCCAATATTACCCCATTCAGCAGCCTGAAACGTAAACCTGAAGACTATCCCTTGCTAAATTTTATAGGGAATACTGATATTGAAGCACTACCCTTTGAGGACAACAGTTACGATGCAGCTATTAGCCAGTACGGTATTGAGTACTCCAACCTGGACAAAACCATAGCTGAACTATCCAGGGTACTAAAACACAAAAGCAGCCTTTATCTACTTATACATACACATCAATCTGACATTGTAAAACAGTCTACTAAAAGCCTTCAGCAGTATGAAACCATCCTGAAACAACTCAAGATCCATGAAGATTTTCAAAGCTTGCATACTATTATAGGCGCCGAGACCAACATGCAAAAAGTAAGAAACAATCCTGCTTTTTCTCTACAGAGTAAAGTTATCGAAAGTAAACTAATGCCTATCAACCAAATTATTAAATCCAACAACAACCCACCAGCCCTAATTGCTTATAAGCAACAATTGATTAGTCGATTCTCAGATCAGGCTATTTCCCAGGGCCCTGCCGGTCGAAAAGAATCCATTGAAGCAGCCAGAAGAACATTTAGCGACTATATAAAACGCATCAATGACTTGAAAAAAATTGCATTAAGCGACCAGGCTATCAATAAACTTATTGAATCACTCAACGGACAAGGCTTTTCTATTGAAAACCAACAGCCACTGAGCCAAGGGAAAATTGAAAATATCGGACTAGCCATCATTGCACACAGAAATCAACCCGCCTAA
- a CDS encoding 2OG-Fe(II) oxygenase, whose amino-acid sequence MKKKKKSNRKRLLADEKFVNDRTRNVDPLQREESELTEEEIEALIEFADQKAVQGELEHDPGNNADKIRRSKIIWLPKEDFPQVYKKLWRMAQKANKEYRFDITMFIDDIQISYYDEKEEGFFRWHTDMDFSRMLRKLSISVPLNQSSEYEGGELKFNPHGEEVTTYQKKGQGIIFPSFVLHTVTPVTKGRRYSLVAWVGGQPLR is encoded by the coding sequence ATGAAAAAGAAAAAAAAGAGCAATCGGAAACGCCTGCTAGCCGATGAGAAATTTGTTAACGACAGAACTCGCAACGTTGACCCCTTGCAACGAGAAGAGTCTGAACTCACCGAAGAGGAAATTGAAGCACTAATAGAATTTGCCGACCAGAAAGCAGTTCAAGGAGAGTTAGAGCATGACCCTGGCAACAATGCCGACAAAATACGCCGCTCTAAAATCATATGGCTACCCAAAGAAGACTTCCCCCAGGTTTATAAAAAGTTATGGCGAATGGCACAGAAGGCCAACAAAGAATATCGCTTTGATATAACGATGTTTATTGATGACATTCAAATATCTTATTACGACGAAAAAGAGGAAGGGTTTTTCCGCTGGCATACGGATATGGACTTCAGCCGAATGTTGAGAAAACTGTCCATATCGGTACCACTTAATCAAAGCAGTGAGTATGAAGGCGGTGAATTAAAGTTTAACCCACATGGCGAGGAGGTCACCACATACCAGAAGAAAGGCCAAGGAATTATTTTCCCAAGCTTTGTACTGCATACTGTCACCCCAGTCACCAAAGGGCGCCGCTACAGTCTGGTCGCCTGGGTCGGCGGACAGCCATTACGTTGA
- a CDS encoding aspartyl/asparaginyl beta-hydroxylase domain-containing protein: MNIKGDFIKIDDFDITDIKARVLDISEDIWNADAFRQKTFEVHKHTQTIKLIMDEDGRHTGPTLHPIYHELENVITPVENCIRRNYNNTLKAKKLRKKNPAGYFIRMILVRLNAKGIIPKHVDTGETLMKCHRIHLPIITNEKNIFSVGESSKALKAGEIWEINNRHEHGVVNSSDEGRIHLIMDYVLPGEKVKDTDGSNLTC; encoded by the coding sequence ATGAACATTAAAGGCGACTTTATAAAAATAGATGATTTTGATATTACTGATATCAAAGCCCGAGTTCTTGATATCTCCGAAGATATCTGGAATGCAGACGCATTTAGACAAAAAACCTTTGAAGTCCATAAACATACACAAACCATTAAACTGATTATGGATGAAGACGGCCGACACACAGGACCGACACTCCACCCTATTTATCACGAATTAGAAAATGTTATAACACCGGTAGAAAACTGCATTCGAAGAAACTATAACAATACGCTTAAAGCAAAAAAACTACGCAAGAAAAACCCTGCAGGCTACTTTATTCGCATGATATTGGTAAGGCTTAATGCCAAGGGTATAATACCAAAACATGTTGATACCGGAGAAACATTGATGAAGTGCCATCGTATACACCTCCCCATTATTACCAATGAAAAAAATATTTTCTCGGTTGGTGAAAGTAGCAAAGCACTAAAAGCCGGCGAAATATGGGAAATAAACAACCGTCACGAACACGGCGTTGTCAACAGCAGTGACGAAGGGCGTATACACCTTATTATGGACTACGTTCTTCCTGGTGAAAAAGTTAAAGACACCGATGGCAGCAACCTAACCTGCTGA
- a CDS encoding tetratricopeptide repeat-containing sulfotransferase family protein encodes MVKKSKKKKSNSPVGKRPSTRKKTSAKLLAKIAADMAVLQHALAAGDMATVEKNSQLIIEKYPATPQARFELAMFWYNQLGNYKLAIQLLEDALKLDPDHVPCLMHLGVIYIRVVRDGAPECFERVLELEPRNTDAMVKLAKTYMVKSDFANAESLLLTAAKADPSNCEIYLFLGDIYKADNRIEDAQATYRKVLTLEPRSGIAHRILSTISPHEAVDDDILAMEALYQNSFASMEDRRMAALGLGKAYDDLHDFDKSFHFYSEGNRLLRASLNTGPPDYRANVESICRIFSSTYVDKLKQHASDTEGPVFILGMPRSGTSLVEQIVASHSLVHGAGEFFALGVLLESAGPLSYPEIVDSLSCEDNAALLQNYWQKLKALAPSGEPFVTDKTPHYFQYIGLIAALLPNAKIIHCTRDPRATCVSIFMQGFPEGHYYASDLKELGEYYRCYQDIMRHWHELFPGQILDVNYEELVADKDVYVRKILDHCNLDVEEECLSFHKSKRSVQTPSFLQVRQPVYTKALKGWQRYEQHLQPLFEGLGESLST; translated from the coding sequence ATGGTGAAGAAAAGTAAGAAAAAGAAAAGCAACTCTCCAGTAGGCAAAAGGCCCTCTACAAGGAAAAAAACCTCCGCAAAATTGTTGGCAAAAATTGCCGCTGATATGGCTGTGTTGCAGCATGCCTTAGCGGCGGGTGATATGGCAACAGTGGAAAAAAATAGCCAGCTTATCATTGAAAAATATCCTGCAACGCCGCAAGCCAGATTTGAATTGGCTATGTTTTGGTATAACCAGTTAGGGAACTATAAGCTTGCCATACAGCTACTTGAAGATGCTCTGAAGCTCGACCCTGATCATGTCCCCTGTTTGATGCATCTTGGTGTTATTTATATAAGAGTGGTAAGGGACGGGGCGCCAGAGTGCTTTGAGCGGGTTCTTGAGCTGGAGCCGCGTAATACGGATGCGATGGTAAAGTTGGCTAAAACCTATATGGTCAAGTCTGACTTTGCCAATGCTGAATCCCTTTTGTTAACTGCGGCGAAAGCCGATCCATCTAATTGTGAAATCTATTTGTTTTTGGGTGATATTTACAAAGCAGATAACCGGATTGAAGATGCCCAGGCTACTTACCGAAAGGTTTTAACGCTGGAGCCCCGTAGCGGTATTGCCCATAGAATTCTTTCTACAATATCGCCTCATGAAGCCGTCGATGATGATATTCTTGCTATGGAGGCACTTTACCAAAACTCATTTGCCTCAATGGAAGACCGGCGTATGGCTGCCTTGGGTTTGGGTAAGGCTTACGATGATTTGCATGATTTTGATAAGTCTTTCCATTTTTATAGTGAAGGTAATCGATTGCTTAGGGCGAGCTTGAATACCGGGCCGCCAGACTACCGTGCTAATGTCGAAAGTATTTGTCGTATTTTCAGTTCAACTTATGTTGATAAGCTTAAACAGCATGCTAGTGATACTGAGGGCCCTGTTTTTATTCTCGGGATGCCTCGTTCTGGAACCTCTCTGGTAGAGCAGATTGTTGCCAGTCATTCTCTTGTTCACGGTGCCGGAGAGTTTTTTGCGCTGGGTGTTTTACTGGAAAGTGCAGGCCCTTTATCTTATCCGGAAATCGTTGACTCGCTGAGCTGTGAGGATAATGCCGCTTTATTGCAAAATTATTGGCAAAAACTAAAGGCCTTGGCTCCATCTGGAGAGCCTTTTGTCACCGATAAAACACCGCATTATTTTCAATATATTGGTTTGATCGCTGCCTTACTGCCGAATGCAAAAATCATTCATTGTACGCGCGACCCAAGAGCTACCTGTGTATCCATTTTTATGCAGGGCTTTCCAGAAGGACATTACTATGCTTCTGATTTAAAGGAGCTGGGTGAATATTACCGCTGTTACCAGGATATTATGCGGCATTGGCATGAGCTGTTTCCGGGGCAGATTTTAGATGTTAATTATGAAGAGTTGGTTGCTGATAAGGATGTCTATGTCAGGAAAATTCTGGACCATTGTAATTTAGACGTTGAAGAGGAATGTTTGTCGTTCCATAAGTCCAAGCGTAGTGTGCAGACGCCGAGTTTTTTGCAGGTTCGCCAGCCGGTATACACTAAAGCCTTAAAAGGCTGGCAGCGATATGAGCAACACTTGCAGCCCTTGTTTGAGGGGTTGGGAGAGAGTCTCTCAACGTAA
- a CDS encoding sulfotransferase gives MQTSLSPQVKNFMANFEPHMSASNVLSTFKDPVFILAAPRSGSSLLFKTLCQAPDIWSIANESHQIYANFPHLAMENSNFDSGALGKKHADKKTATALRALYAASIVNRNNQRFFDLPQKPKNIIFLEKTPETL, from the coding sequence ATGCAGACCTCCCTAAGCCCGCAAGTTAAAAATTTTATGGCGAATTTTGAGCCACATATGTCGGCAAGCAACGTCCTGAGCACCTTTAAAGACCCGGTATTTATTCTTGCGGCACCGAGATCAGGTAGCTCACTACTTTTTAAAACCCTCTGCCAAGCCCCTGATATATGGAGTATTGCTAACGAAAGCCATCAAATTTATGCCAACTTTCCACACCTTGCCATGGAAAACAGCAACTTTGACTCTGGGGCGCTCGGTAAAAAGCATGCCGATAAAAAAACAGCTACAGCCTTAAGGGCACTCTACGCGGCATCTATTGTTAATAGAAACAACCAACGATTTTTCGACCTCCCCCAAAAACCTAAAAACATTATATTTCTTGAAAAAACCCCAGAAACTCTCTAA
- a CDS encoding acetolactate synthase large subunit, with the protein MKASDLFVKALEAEGVEYIFGIPGEENLDMLESLRHSTIKLILTRHEQAAGFMAATYGRLTGKAGVCMATLGPGATNFVTAAAYAQLGAMPMLMVTGQKPVKSSKQGQFQIVDVVDMMNPLTKFTHQIVSGDNIPSKIREAFRLAQEERPGAAHLELPEDIADEDTDAPLLEISDHRRPIAEEKGIRHAVEMIEQAKSPIILVGAGANRKLPSKMLSEFSAKTGIPFITTQMGKGVIDESSELFIGNTTLSDGDFVHRAIDSADLIINVGHDVVEKPPFFMREGSKVIHINFNSAKVDPVYFPQVEVLGDIANSIWQIKERISPQGHWDFSYFMTVRSHMDAHILEGADDGRWPVYPQRLVADIRAAMPDDGIIALDNGVYKIWFARNYRAKKPNTVLLDNALATMGAGLPSAMAAHLVYPNKAVTAICGDGGFMMNSQELETAVRLNMHLTVVILRDDAYGMIKWKQANMDFANYGLDYGNPDFVKYAQSYGAKGHRVEATEDLLPLLKRCQEEHGVHLIDVPVDYSDNDRILNQEIRELSQKI; encoded by the coding sequence ATGAAAGCATCTGACCTTTTTGTTAAGGCTCTGGAAGCCGAAGGCGTTGAGTATATTTTTGGTATCCCAGGTGAAGAAAACCTGGATATGCTGGAGTCCTTAAGGCACTCAACCATCAAGCTGATTTTAACCCGACATGAACAAGCTGCTGGTTTTATGGCTGCCACCTACGGCCGCTTAACCGGTAAAGCCGGTGTCTGTATGGCAACGCTGGGGCCAGGTGCTACCAATTTTGTGACTGCTGCGGCTTATGCCCAGTTAGGTGCCATGCCCATGTTAATGGTAACCGGCCAAAAGCCGGTCAAATCCAGCAAGCAGGGCCAGTTCCAGATCGTCGATGTGGTGGATATGATGAACCCATTGACCAAATTCACCCACCAGATTGTTAGCGGTGACAACATCCCCTCAAAAATACGCGAAGCCTTTCGTCTGGCACAGGAAGAGCGCCCCGGAGCGGCTCACCTGGAGCTGCCTGAAGATATTGCCGATGAAGATACCGATGCCCCACTGTTAGAAATCAGTGACCACCGCCGCCCTATCGCGGAAGAAAAAGGCATTCGCCATGCCGTCGAGATGATCGAGCAAGCCAAAAGCCCCATTATCCTGGTTGGCGCTGGCGCCAACCGCAAGCTCCCCAGCAAAATGCTAAGCGAGTTTTCTGCTAAAACCGGCATTCCATTTATTACCACCCAAATGGGCAAAGGGGTTATTGATGAAAGCAGCGAACTATTTATTGGTAATACCACCCTGTCTGACGGTGACTTTGTCCATCGTGCTATTGACTCCGCCGACCTGATTATTAATGTGGGACATGATGTCGTAGAAAAGCCTCCTTTCTTTATGCGCGAAGGCAGCAAAGTCATTCATATCAACTTTAACTCGGCCAAGGTGGACCCGGTCTACTTCCCTCAAGTAGAAGTGTTAGGTGATATTGCCAATAGTATCTGGCAGATCAAAGAGCGTATTAGCCCTCAAGGCCATTGGGATTTCAGTTATTTTATGACCGTTAGATCCCATATGGACGCCCATATTCTTGAAGGTGCCGATGATGGCCGCTGGCCCGTCTACCCACAGCGACTGGTGGCCGATATTCGCGCGGCCATGCCTGACGATGGCATTATCGCCCTGGACAACGGCGTTTATAAAATCTGGTTTGCCCGAAACTACCGTGCCAAAAAACCCAATACCGTGTTACTCGACAATGCTCTGGCAACCATGGGCGCTGGCTTGCCCTCCGCTATGGCCGCCCACCTGGTTTACCCCAATAAAGCGGTAACCGCCATCTGTGGTGATGGCGGCTTTATGATGAACTCCCAGGAACTGGAAACCGCAGTACGGTTAAATATGCATTTAACCGTAGTGATTTTACGAGACGACGCCTATGGCATGATCAAATGGAAACAGGCCAATATGGATTTTGCCAATTACGGCCTGGACTACGGCAACCCGGACTTTGTTAAATATGCGCAGAGTTATGGGGCCAAAGGCCACCGCGTTGAAGCAACGGAAGATTTACTGCCGCTATTAAAACGCTGTCAGGAAGAGCACGGTGTACACCTGATTGATGTGCCGGTGGATTATTCCGATAACGACCGTATCCTGAATCAGGAAATCCGCGAACTGAGCCAAAAAATATAA
- a CDS encoding putative bifunctional diguanylate cyclase/phosphodiesterase has translation MDNKEPNKEPVSAVLARWIKDMPEHLSTVRAYGQGCIAVVVSYLRQSELLSRRQTKKKSGSLVRRFQALLISWGVVVYMIAVTGFWFVSSTAIQNTFEEQASDWMKKLDELSTPLYISQDSKEFVTIERYVSNFSEIAYIKFYNADGVSVLAEYTSDVAKADEVPEFNVDAFKNYSDTDLKDGLAITSDISTSQSFMRLIAPVSIVAMQADNMLDFDMDNPLDESVNVIGYIDMGLDFSAYQSHMVDSIVKGSFFIALLFLFAAIVGRHLTKNALKPLLDLREPLDRLAKGDTNVWVGKGGDEEIAAISNALNSTIRAIKGRDEELRRLADYDALTGLINKRSFNILMEQERKKTLLDKGSSALFFIDLDQFKYVNDTLGHASGDRLLIQIAELLKNRMREDDVVCRLGGDEFAVLARNVDKKGAVEVANSIVKSMYDFLFIEQGKTFNIYCSVGVALMDDDKLSAEDVFSNADMACYTAKSQGRNRFHFYEPKAVDKNKMDIGWSHRIAEALAHDKFVLHYQPIVSVDNLEVPNYEVLLRMIGDNGEIVPPMMFIPIAERFGLATEIDYWVIKNSMKTLQAMNQTGEKVRFYVNLSGQLMIDPDFVSRVLGFLNEYDVEASQIVFELTERAAVGNIHNASKKMDKLRSHGFEFAVDDFGSGFSSFSYLKNMPVDYVKIEGEFVERIIDDEVDRAMVKSMVDIAKACGKQVVAEYVCDQKTYDLLKTYGIDYAQGFFIAEPSAEPFATAPPSASPTGSQATVTHLKAH, from the coding sequence ATGGATAATAAAGAGCCTAATAAAGAGCCTGTGTCAGCAGTTCTGGCCCGCTGGATAAAAGATATGCCCGAACATTTATCAACGGTTCGTGCTTATGGGCAGGGTTGTATTGCTGTTGTTGTCAGCTATTTACGCCAGTCAGAATTATTAAGTCGGCGCCAGACTAAGAAGAAAAGCGGCAGTTTAGTGCGCCGCTTTCAGGCGCTATTAATTTCCTGGGGGGTGGTGGTTTATATGATAGCCGTCACCGGCTTCTGGTTTGTTTCCAGTACCGCTATTCAAAATACCTTTGAAGAGCAGGCCAGTGACTGGATGAAGAAACTTGATGAGCTCAGTACGCCTTTATATATTTCTCAGGACAGTAAAGAGTTTGTCACTATAGAGCGCTATGTCAGCAATTTTTCAGAAATTGCTTATATCAAATTTTATAACGCAGACGGTGTTAGTGTATTGGCAGAATATACCTCCGATGTAGCCAAGGCTGACGAGGTACCTGAGTTTAATGTCGATGCCTTTAAAAACTATTCCGATACCGATTTAAAAGATGGTCTGGCGATTACCAGTGATATCAGTACCAGCCAATCCTTTATGCGTTTAATCGCGCCAGTTTCTATTGTTGCCATGCAGGCTGACAATATGCTCGACTTTGATATGGATAACCCGCTTGATGAAAGCGTCAATGTGATTGGCTATATTGATATGGGGTTGGATTTTAGTGCCTATCAAAGTCATATGGTAGACAGTATTGTTAAAGGCAGCTTTTTTATTGCTCTGTTATTTTTATTTGCCGCTATTGTTGGGCGTCACCTGACCAAAAATGCCTTAAAACCTCTGCTGGATTTACGCGAACCTCTGGACCGGTTAGCGAAAGGTGATACCAATGTCTGGGTAGGCAAGGGCGGTGATGAAGAGATAGCTGCTATCAGCAATGCTTTAAACTCGACGATTCGGGCCATTAAAGGCCGCGATGAAGAGTTGCGTCGCCTGGCGGATTATGATGCCTTAACCGGTCTGATTAATAAGCGCAGTTTTAATATATTGATGGAGCAGGAGCGTAAGAAAACGCTATTAGATAAGGGCTCCAGCGCTTTGTTTTTTATTGACCTCGATCAGTTTAAATATGTTAACGATACCTTGGGTCATGCTTCTGGTGACCGTCTGTTAATACAAATTGCTGAATTATTAAAAAATAGAATGCGTGAAGACGATGTCGTCTGCCGACTGGGCGGTGATGAATTTGCGGTACTGGCCAGAAATGTGGATAAAAAGGGTGCCGTTGAAGTGGCTAACTCGATTGTTAAATCGATGTATGATTTTCTATTTATTGAACAGGGCAAGACCTTCAATATTTATTGCTCCGTCGGTGTGGCATTAATGGATGATGACAAACTCAGTGCCGAAGATGTGTTTTCCAATGCTGATATGGCCTGTTATACCGCCAAGTCACAGGGTCGCAACCGCTTTCATTTTTATGAGCCCAAAGCGGTGGATAAAAATAAAATGGATATCGGTTGGTCGCATCGTATTGCCGAGGCTTTAGCCCACGATAAATTTGTGCTGCATTACCAGCCGATTGTGAGTGTCGATAATCTTGAAGTGCCGAATTATGAAGTGCTATTAAGAATGATTGGTGATAACGGTGAGATTGTGCCGCCGATGATGTTTATCCCCATTGCTGAGCGCTTTGGTTTGGCTACTGAAATTGACTACTGGGTGATTAAAAACAGTATGAAAACATTGCAGGCCATGAATCAAACGGGGGAAAAAGTTCGTTTTTATGTCAATCTCTCCGGGCAGCTAATGATTGATCCTGATTTTGTAAGCCGCGTATTGGGCTTTCTGAATGAGTATGATGTAGAAGCGTCGCAAATTGTGTTTGAATTAACTGAGCGCGCTGCGGTGGGTAATATTCATAATGCCAGTAAAAAAATGGATAAGCTACGCTCCCATGGCTTTGAATTTGCCGTGGATGATTTTGGCTCTGGTTTTAGTTCATTTTCTTATCTGAAAAATATGCCGGTGGATTATGTGAAAATCGAAGGCGAGTTTGTTGAGCGGATTATTGATGATGAGGTCGATAGAGCGATGGTGAAATCCATGGTCGATATCGCCAAAGCCTGTGGTAAGCAGGTTGTTGCTGAATATGTCTGTGATCAGAAAACCTATGATTTATTAAAAACCTATGGCATCGATTATGCGCAGGGTTTCTTTATTGCTGAACCCTCAGCAGAGCCCTTTGCGACAGCGCCCCCGTCTGCTTCGCCAACCGGAAGCCAGGCTACGGTGACCCATTTAAAGGCTCATTAA
- a CDS encoding sulfotransferase family protein, whose amino-acid sequence MVKKRQRGGKAKPNFFIIGAAKAATTSLASLLSEHPEAAIVQRKEPHFFSEDLNYAKGYKQYLAMYSHCRNELAIGDASTSYSRIRQHPHTIARIKHHVPKAKIIYMVRHPIERMVSAYIEHISTPGSLAPASINDAVLQIPAIIHSSRYWEVYQAYRGVFPESDIKVVWFEDYVDDTFAVFQDVCRFLGIDAEWRPDLSAENKNSKESTLQRKNKIGREDLKVSLEWDETLKQRIIAELKDDTVSLLQHFNRQGTYWSDLD is encoded by the coding sequence TTGGTTAAAAAACGACAGCGCGGGGGTAAGGCTAAGCCCAACTTCTTTATTATTGGTGCGGCTAAAGCTGCAACAACCTCGTTAGCTTCGCTCTTATCTGAACATCCTGAAGCTGCCATTGTGCAACGCAAAGAACCGCATTTCTTTTCAGAAGACCTGAATTATGCCAAAGGCTATAAGCAGTATTTGGCCATGTATAGTCACTGCAGAAATGAGTTGGCGATTGGTGATGCCTCAACATCCTATTCCCGTATACGCCAGCACCCTCATACCATAGCCCGCATTAAGCACCATGTACCCAAAGCCAAAATTATCTATATGGTGCGTCATCCTATAGAGCGTATGGTGTCCGCTTATATTGAGCATATTTCAACGCCCGGCTCTTTGGCTCCTGCGTCGATTAATGATGCGGTTTTACAGATACCTGCCATTATCCATTCCAGTCGTTATTGGGAGGTTTACCAGGCTTATAGGGGCGTGTTCCCAGAGAGTGATATCAAGGTGGTCTGGTTTGAGGACTATGTGGACGATACCTTTGCTGTTTTTCAAGATGTTTGTCGGTTTCTGGGTATCGATGCTGAATGGAGACCAGACTTGAGTGCTGAAAATAAAAACTCCAAAGAGTCTACATTGCAGAGAAAGAATAAAATAGGCCGTGAAGATCTTAAGGTTTCCCTGGAGTGGGATGAGACATTAAAGCAACGTATTATCGCCGAGCTAAAGGATGATACTGTTAGCTTGTTACAGCATTTTAATCGGCAGGGGACGTATTGGAGTGATCTTGATTAA